A window from Fibrobacter sp. UWB11 encodes these proteins:
- a CDS encoding HD domain-containing phosphohydrolase — protein sequence MGYLYLTLMFVLSAVNLAVLSLRFQNQRNNYVYYSFYAILVANFGHWLLGFSETVEGAIIANKVNYLGGSFLPMFMFFALLKVCKMTIPKWLHLTLILMSFTICALAMTVGYFPAYYKTVEYVVHAGVGNYVATYGWAHGLFNAFLLSYVILDIWVIVRAIMHQKMVSLKNIAAMIIGEIATIFSFFLARYLGSDMLVMPAIYVIDQILLLYICNNVKWYDITECVIESIETESSCAYMSFSVDCAYLGANRIAMDFFPELVKMRVDAHLKGETELQQHIMSCIEKYRRSKILTDYSQMTEFNYLGRHYKCEVKVLRQVHGKNVFLFRIEDNTQEQQYIDALGRSNSMLQKNMVKTENEKLSVQEKWIVGMAQMAESRAGNMEGHIKRTSEVVKILVSMMRKKGIDNLSDKFLDVLIAAAPMYDLGKVAIDDAVLRKPGRFNFDDYEIMKTHAAKGANIIEKLLSDVKDSYFVSVAKNMALYHHERWDGTGYPERRSGENIPMEARIMALADVYDALVSKRCYKERMSFREARDVIVASMGKQFDPHLKDCFLECQDQLMDYYCSVDH from the coding sequence ATGGGTTATCTTTATTTAACATTGATGTTTGTGTTGTCAGCTGTCAATTTGGCAGTGCTTTCTCTGCGTTTCCAGAACCAGAGAAATAATTACGTTTATTATTCTTTTTACGCCATTCTTGTTGCAAATTTTGGCCATTGGCTGCTCGGTTTTTCGGAAACGGTTGAAGGGGCGATTATCGCCAATAAGGTGAACTACCTTGGTGGGTCGTTCCTTCCGATGTTCATGTTCTTTGCGCTTTTGAAAGTCTGCAAGATGACAATTCCGAAGTGGCTGCACCTGACTCTTATCCTCATGAGCTTTACGATTTGCGCACTGGCTATGACGGTCGGGTATTTCCCTGCTTATTACAAGACTGTGGAATATGTGGTTCATGCGGGTGTCGGTAATTATGTCGCGACGTACGGATGGGCTCACGGCCTGTTCAATGCGTTCTTGTTGAGCTATGTTATTTTGGATATTTGGGTTATCGTCCGTGCAATCATGCACCAGAAAATGGTCTCGCTCAAAAATATTGCGGCGATGATTATTGGCGAAATTGCAACGATTTTCTCGTTCTTCTTGGCTCGTTATTTAGGCAGCGACATGCTTGTCATGCCGGCTATCTATGTGATTGACCAAATCCTTTTGCTCTATATTTGTAACAACGTCAAGTGGTACGATATTACGGAATGTGTGATTGAATCCATCGAAACCGAAAGTTCTTGTGCGTATATGTCGTTCTCGGTTGATTGCGCTTACTTGGGTGCAAACCGGATTGCAATGGATTTCTTCCCGGAACTTGTAAAGATGAGGGTGGACGCTCACCTGAAGGGCGAAACGGAATTGCAACAGCACATCATGTCGTGCATTGAAAAATACCGTAGGTCCAAAATCTTGACGGATTACAGCCAAATGACGGAATTCAATTATTTGGGACGTCATTACAAGTGCGAAGTGAAGGTCTTGAGACAAGTTCATGGAAAGAATGTGTTCTTGTTTAGAATTGAAGACAATACGCAGGAACAGCAGTATATCGATGCACTCGGTCGTAGCAATTCCATGTTGCAAAAGAACATGGTAAAGACCGAAAACGAAAAACTCTCGGTGCAGGAAAAGTGGATTGTCGGTATGGCGCAGATGGCCGAAAGCCGTGCAGGTAATATGGAAGGTCATATCAAGCGCACTAGCGAAGTCGTGAAAATTTTAGTGTCGATGATGCGCAAGAAAGGCATAGACAATTTGTCTGATAAATTCCTTGATGTGTTGATTGCAGCTGCACCGATGTACGACTTGGGCAAGGTCGCCATTGACGATGCCGTATTGCGTAAGCCGGGCCGCTTTAATTTTGATGATTACGAAATCATGAAGACCCATGCGGCGAAGGGCGCTAATATCATTGAAAAGCTTCTCTCCGATGTCAAGGACAGTTATTTTGTCAGCGTCGCTAAGAACATGGCGCTTTATCATCATGAACGTTGGGATGGTACAGGGTATCCGGAACGTCGCTCTGGTGAGAATATTCCGATGGAAGCTCGTATCATGGCTCTTGCGGACGTGTACGATGCTTTGGTGAGCAAGCGTTGCTATAAGGAACGCATGTCTTTCCGTGAAGCTCGTGATGTGATTGTTGCGTCGATGGGTAAACAGTTTGACCCGCATTTGAAAGACTGCTTCTTGGAATGTCAAGACCAGTTGATGGATTATTATTGTTCTGTGGATCATTGA
- the rpsO gene encoding 30S ribosomal protein S15: protein MATITKEKAAELTAQFGANEKDTGNVRVQIAILTEKIKNLTEHIKTNKKDFHSLRGLSAMVAKRKNLLKYYGEKDIIAQRALIKELGLRG from the coding sequence ATGGCTACTATTACTAAAGAAAAAGCTGCAGAACTCACCGCACAGTTTGGTGCTAACGAAAAGGACACTGGTAACGTCCGCGTTCAGATCGCAATCCTCACGGAAAAGATCAAGAACCTCACCGAACACATCAAGACCAACAAGAAGGACTTCCACTCCCTCCGCGGTCTTTCTGCGATGGTTGCAAAGCGCAAGAACCTTCTCAAGTACTACGGCGAAAAGGACATTATCGCTCAGCGTGCTTTGATCAAGGAACTCGGTCTCCGCGGCTAA
- the pnp gene encoding polyribonucleotide nucleotidyltransferase: protein MLDPKEVSVNLPDGRVITFETGRIAKQARGSAVAKMGDAFVLSTVCYGEEKDGDFFPLTVEYREKSYAAGRLPGGYSKREPGRPSDEEILSARIIDRPIRPMFPENFTREVQVIVQVLSSDKKFAPDVLGVSAASLSIGLSELPFEQQVAAVRVAVVDGQNVVMPTYDQVAVADLDLVVAGTEDSVCMVEGGAYEVSEDTMIGAILAGHEVIKEMCKAQQQLVDRCSKPKMELKPKFVGEEHDKLVATVKEVVWDELNKDVHSNMVKTDFYPAMADLCAKMLEDPRILAIIGEGEAQNAQLAADAKGIFSDLERTAMREMILNEGVRLDGRTTTEVRPIEIEMGVLPRAHGSAIFQRGETQGLVICTLGTKADEQRFESLQGEGAKSYMLHYNFPPFSVGECKKLGLSRREIGHGHLAERSLAAVLPLPEDFPYTIRVVSEIMESNGSSSMASVCGGCLSLMDAGVPIKAPVAGIAMGLISEKGSVKEGGKIKILSDITGTEDHLGDMDFKVTGTAEGITAFQMDIKIRGITPELMREALEQARQGRIHILGKMAELGLPAPRPHVSEKAPTMLKMRIPTTKIRDVIGSGGSVIKGMQAQTGCTINIDDNGNIDIAAPTGKAGEVCRRMIEELTAEPEPGRKYKGKVKTIQPFGAFVEILPGRDGLVHISELADRRVEKVEDVVHVGDEVEVLCLGVDPKGKVKLSIKALLPPKPAAPAEAAPEAPAAEAPAPEA, encoded by the coding sequence ATGCTCGATCCGAAGGAAGTGTCGGTAAACCTTCCGGATGGTCGTGTCATTACGTTTGAAACTGGCCGTATCGCAAAGCAGGCACGTGGTTCTGCTGTCGCCAAGATGGGGGACGCGTTTGTCCTTTCTACCGTTTGCTACGGTGAAGAAAAGGATGGTGACTTCTTCCCTCTGACAGTTGAATACCGCGAAAAGTCTTATGCTGCCGGACGCCTGCCTGGTGGCTATAGCAAGCGCGAACCGGGTCGTCCGAGTGATGAAGAAATTCTTTCTGCTCGTATTATTGACCGCCCGATTCGTCCGATGTTCCCGGAAAACTTCACTCGTGAAGTCCAGGTCATTGTTCAGGTTCTTTCTTCCGACAAGAAGTTCGCTCCGGACGTCTTGGGCGTGAGCGCCGCATCTCTTTCCATCGGTCTTTCTGAACTCCCGTTCGAACAGCAGGTTGCTGCGGTTCGCGTGGCTGTCGTCGATGGTCAGAACGTTGTGATGCCGACTTACGACCAGGTTGCCGTGGCCGATCTAGACCTCGTGGTCGCCGGTACGGAAGACTCCGTGTGCATGGTCGAAGGTGGTGCTTACGAAGTGTCCGAAGACACGATGATTGGTGCTATCCTCGCTGGTCACGAAGTAATTAAGGAAATGTGCAAGGCCCAACAGCAACTGGTGGACCGCTGCTCCAAGCCGAAGATGGAACTCAAGCCGAAGTTTGTTGGTGAAGAACACGACAAGCTCGTTGCTACGGTTAAGGAAGTTGTCTGGGACGAACTGAACAAGGACGTCCACTCCAACATGGTGAAGACGGACTTCTATCCGGCTATGGCAGACCTCTGTGCCAAGATGCTCGAAGATCCGCGTATCCTCGCTATTATCGGTGAAGGCGAAGCTCAGAACGCTCAGCTTGCTGCCGATGCGAAGGGCATCTTCAGCGATCTCGAACGCACTGCAATGCGCGAAATGATTTTGAACGAAGGCGTTCGTCTTGACGGCCGTACCACGACCGAAGTCCGCCCGATCGAAATCGAAATGGGCGTGCTCCCGCGTGCTCACGGTTCTGCAATCTTCCAGCGTGGCGAAACCCAGGGTCTCGTCATTTGTACGCTTGGAACAAAGGCTGACGAACAACGTTTCGAAAGCTTGCAGGGCGAAGGCGCAAAGAGCTACATGCTCCATTACAACTTCCCGCCGTTCTCCGTCGGTGAATGCAAGAAGCTCGGTCTCTCTCGCCGTGAAATTGGTCACGGTCACTTGGCCGAACGCTCCCTCGCTGCAGTCCTTCCGCTCCCGGAAGACTTCCCGTACACAATCCGTGTGGTTTCCGAAATCATGGAATCCAACGGTTCTTCTTCCATGGCCTCTGTTTGCGGTGGCTGCCTCAGCTTGATGGACGCTGGCGTTCCTATCAAGGCTCCGGTTGCAGGTATCGCCATGGGCCTCATCTCCGAAAAGGGCTCCGTCAAGGAAGGCGGCAAGATCAAGATCTTGTCCGACATTACTGGTACGGAAGACCACCTCGGCGATATGGACTTCAAGGTGACGGGTACTGCAGAAGGTATCACTGCATTCCAGATGGACATCAAGATCCGCGGTATCACCCCGGAACTTATGCGCGAAGCTTTGGAACAGGCTCGTCAGGGTCGTATCCATATCCTCGGCAAGATGGCTGAACTCGGTCTCCCGGCACCGCGTCCGCACGTTTCTGAAAAGGCTCCGACGATGCTCAAGATGCGCATCCCGACCACGAAGATTCGTGACGTTATCGGTTCTGGTGGCTCTGTCATCAAGGGTATGCAGGCTCAGACTGGCTGCACCATCAACATTGACGACAACGGCAATATCGACATCGCCGCCCCGACGGGTAAGGCCGGTGAAGTTTGCCGCCGCATGATTGAAGAACTCACTGCAGAACCGGAACCGGGCCGCAAGTACAAGGGCAAGGTCAAGACGATTCAGCCGTTTGGCGCATTCGTCGAAATCCTCCCGGGTCGCGATGGCCTCGTCCACATCTCCGAACTTGCCGACCGCCGCGTCGAAAAGGTTGAAGATGTTGTTCATGTCGGTGACGAAGTCGAAGTGCTCTGCCTCGGTGTTGACCCGAAGGGCAAGGTGAAGCTTTCTATCAAGGCTTTGCTCCCGCCGAAACCGGCTGCCCCTGCAGAAGCTGCCCCGGAAGCACCCGCTGCCGAAGCTCCGGCTCCTGAAGCTTAG